From Garciella nitratireducens DSM 15102, a single genomic window includes:
- the deoB gene encoding phosphopentomutase — MDKKFKRIFLVVMDSVGIGESPDAKDYNDKGADTLGHIAEAVNGLNMPNMRALGLGNIREIKGIQPVEKPLAFYTKMQELSVGKDTMTGHWEMMGLYIDTPFQTFPNGFPEEMIRKVEEKTGRKVIGNKPASGTEIIEELGKEHMENGSLIVYTSADSVFQIAAHEEIIPLEELYEICKFCRQLLNDPKYMVGRVIARPFVGKPGAFERTPNRHDYALKPFGRTVMNELKDEGYDVIAIGKISDIFSGEGVTQSFHTVSNMDGMDQLLKSMDIDFTGLSFLNLVDFDAKYGHRRNPQGYAKALEEYDARLPEVLEKLTEQDLLMITADHGNDPVHHGTDHTREYVPLLVYHKGIQEGKCLPMRESFADIGKTIAENFEIKSPQYGKSFLEEIKR, encoded by the coding sequence ATGGACAAAAAATTTAAACGGATATTTTTAGTGGTAATGGATTCTGTTGGAATTGGAGAATCTCCAGATGCAAAAGACTACAATGATAAAGGAGCAGATACTTTAGGGCATATTGCAGAAGCGGTAAATGGTTTAAATATGCCAAATATGAGAGCATTAGGTTTAGGAAATATTAGAGAAATTAAAGGCATCCAACCAGTAGAAAAGCCGTTAGCTTTTTATACTAAAATGCAGGAATTATCTGTTGGAAAAGATACTATGACAGGACATTGGGAAATGATGGGGCTTTATATTGATACCCCTTTTCAAACTTTTCCTAATGGATTTCCCGAAGAAATGATTCGCAAAGTAGAAGAAAAAACAGGTAGAAAAGTGATAGGAAACAAGCCTGCATCAGGAACAGAGATTATTGAAGAATTAGGAAAAGAGCATATGGAAAATGGGAGTTTGATTGTTTATACCTCTGCAGATTCAGTATTTCAAATCGCTGCCCATGAAGAAATTATTCCTTTAGAAGAACTTTATGAAATCTGTAAGTTTTGTCGACAATTGTTAAATGACCCTAAATACATGGTGGGTCGAGTAATTGCTCGCCCATTTGTAGGAAAACCTGGAGCTTTTGAGAGAACACCAAATCGTCATGATTATGCCCTAAAGCCTTTTGGAAGAACTGTTATGAATGAATTAAAAGATGAGGGATATGATGTAATAGCGATTGGAAAGATCTCTGATATTTTTAGTGGAGAAGGAGTTACTCAATCATTTCATACTGTGAGCAATATGGATGGAATGGATCAATTATTAAAATCTATGGACATAGATTTTACTGGATTAAGCTTTTTAAATCTAGTAGATTTTGATGCAAAATATGGACACCGAAGAAATCCTCAAGGCTATGCAAAAGCTTTAGAAGAATATGATGCTAGATTACCAGAGGTATTGGAAAAATTGACTGAGCAAGATCTACTCATGATTACTGCAGATCATGGAAACGATCCAGTTCATCATGGAACGGATCATACAAGAGAATATGTCCCATTGCTTGTTTATCATAAAGGAATTCAAGAAGGAAAATGCCTTCCTATGAGAGAAAGTTTTGCGGATATTGGAAAAACCATTGCAGAAAACTTTGAGATAAAAAGCCCTCAATATGGGAAAAGCTTTTTAGAAGAGATAAAGAGGTGA
- a CDS encoding pyrimidine-nucleoside phosphorylase has translation MRMIDIIEKKRDGLELTKEEIYFAINGYTKGEIPDYQMSALAMAIYFQDMTTEERVHLTKAMVESGDQVDLSAIDGVKVDKHSTGGVGDTTTLVLAPLVASVGVPIAKMSGRGLGHTGGTVDKLESIQGFQVEIDSKEFIELVNKNKIAVVGQSGNLTPADKKLYALRDVTATVDSIPLIASSIMSKKIASGADAIVLDVKTGSGAFMKELEDAKELAHAMVQIGNGAGRKTVAVISDMNQPLGFAVGNALEVKEAIDTLKGEGPEDLYELCLTLGSRMVYLGKQAESIEQAREKLEEAIRSGKAIEKFKTFVAAQGGDPSVVEYPSKLPTASYTFEVKAKEDGVVSQIIADEIGIAASLLGAGRLTKESKIDLAVGLVLNKKIGDSVQKGESLVTIHSNREDVSEVVEKIENAYTISDQKVEKHPLIYEVIDD, from the coding sequence ATGAGAATGATTGATATCATTGAGAAAAAACGGGATGGTTTAGAATTAACAAAAGAAGAGATTTATTTTGCAATCAATGGTTATACAAAAGGAGAAATCCCAGATTATCAAATGTCTGCTTTAGCAATGGCTATTTATTTTCAAGATATGACTACCGAAGAAAGAGTGCATTTAACAAAAGCGATGGTAGAATCGGGAGATCAAGTAGATCTTTCTGCCATTGATGGAGTTAAAGTAGATAAACATAGTACAGGAGGAGTAGGAGATACAACTACTTTGGTTTTAGCTCCTCTGGTTGCTTCGGTAGGAGTGCCCATTGCAAAAATGTCTGGAAGAGGATTGGGACATACCGGAGGAACGGTTGATAAATTAGAATCTATTCAAGGATTTCAAGTAGAAATAGATAGTAAAGAATTTATTGAATTGGTGAATAAAAATAAAATAGCAGTGGTAGGGCAAAGTGGAAATTTAACTCCTGCAGATAAAAAACTCTATGCACTTCGTGATGTAACTGCAACGGTAGATTCTATTCCGCTAATTGCAAGCTCTATTATGAGTAAAAAAATAGCTTCTGGAGCAGATGCCATTGTATTAGATGTGAAGACTGGTTCTGGTGCTTTTATGAAAGAGTTGGAAGATGCCAAAGAACTTGCTCATGCTATGGTACAAATTGGAAATGGTGCTGGCCGTAAGACTGTTGCAGTGATTTCTGATATGAATCAACCATTGGGTTTTGCAGTAGGAAATGCTCTTGAAGTAAAAGAAGCCATTGATACTCTAAAAGGAGAAGGTCCTGAAGATTTATATGAACTTTGCTTAACATTAGGAAGTAGAATGGTTTATCTTGGAAAACAAGCAGAGAGTATTGAACAAGCAAGAGAAAAATTAGAAGAGGCAATTCGTTCGGGAAAAGCTATTGAGAAATTTAAGACTTTTGTTGCTGCACAAGGAGGAGATCCTTCTGTTGTAGAATATCCAAGTAAGTTACCTACAGCTTCCTATACTTTTGAGGTAAAAGCAAAAGAAGATGGAGTAGTTTCTCAAATCATTGCGGATGAAATAGGAATCGCAGCAAGTCTTTTAGGAGCAGGACGATTGACAAAAGAATCTAAGATTGATTTAGCAGTAGGTTTGGTTTTGAATAAAAAGATTGGAGATTCTGTACAAAAAGGAGAGTCTTTGGTTACTATTCATAGTAATCGAGAAGATGTTTCTGAAGTAGTAGAAAAAATTGAAAATGCTTACACTATTTCTGATCAAAAAGTAGAAAAGCATCCCTTAATTTATGAAGTGATTGATGATTAA
- the crcB gene encoding fluoride efflux transporter CrcB, protein MRNILYVGLGGCIGASLRYILSANSSKLFSSALPIGTLMVNVLGGILMGFIMEWSLNSHSISQSLELFLTTGILGGLTTFSTFSYETITLFSGANYILATLNILLNLFLSLIGVVVGKGIFQMIGGLL, encoded by the coding sequence ATGAGAAATATTTTATATGTAGGCCTTGGTGGATGTATTGGTGCTTCTTTGAGATATATTTTGTCCGCCAATTCATCAAAATTATTTTCTAGTGCATTGCCTATAGGAACTTTGATGGTAAATGTATTAGGCGGGATTCTTATGGGATTTATTATGGAATGGAGCTTAAATAGCCATTCTATTTCTCAAAGTTTAGAACTGTTTTTAACGACGGGAATTTTAGGAGGTTTGACTACTTTTTCTACTTTTAGTTATGAAACCATAACTTTATTTAGTGGAGCAAACTATATATTAGCCACTCTTAATATTTTGTTAAATTTATTTTTAAGCTTGATAGGAGTAGTAGTAGGAAAGGGAATCTTTCAGATGATAGGAGGGTTGTTATAA
- a CDS encoding ribonucleoside triphosphate reductase, with protein MITKIQKRNGAIVDFDVKKIEKAIFTAAKSIGGENLETAKKLSKMVSNIVTELYQGSIPTVEDVQDIVEKVLIEEGHAKTAKAYILYRKKHEELREIKNLFMDAETLIDEYISLEDWRIHENANMGFSLQGLNNHIVESITKKYWLNKIYRKELREAHMQGDLHIHDLGLLAPYCCGWDLEALLLHGFKGASGKIESSPASHLQSFLGQIVNWLYTLQGEAAGAQAISSLDTYVAPFIYYDKLNYDEVKRAVKNFVFNLNIPTRVGFQTPFSNITLDITPHPLLKNMQVIIGGERKEKTYGEFQKEMDLFNKAFCEVMMEGDGANRNFSFPIPTINITKDFPWDSEVVNSIMKMTGKFGIPYFANFVSSDLSPEDIRSMCCRLRLDNRELRRRGGGLFGANPLTGSINVVTLNMSRIGYLSKSVEEFKRRVRKLMEMAKEICETKRKILERYMEAGLYPYSKFYLQPVKDAHGQYFKNHFSTIGLNGMNEACVNLLGKDITTEKGKNFAIEIMEFMNRIIQIFQEETGNLWNLEASPAEGATYRFARMDKKMYPKIFTQGTEEPYYTNSTQLPVNHTKDIFEAIEHQDKLQTLYTGGTVFHGFLGEEVDNIETIKLLLKRAFENSKIPYLTITPTYSICPDHGYLKGEQFICPECGKDTEVWTRVVGFHRPIQSWNKGKKEEYKDRLSFDTKVSFHKNIEQAI; from the coding sequence TTGATTACAAAAATACAAAAAAGAAATGGAGCAATTGTTGATTTTGATGTAAAAAAAATAGAAAAAGCTATATTCACAGCAGCAAAATCCATTGGTGGAGAAAATCTAGAAACTGCAAAAAAATTATCCAAAATGGTATCAAACATTGTGACAGAACTCTATCAAGGAAGTATTCCTACGGTAGAAGATGTCCAAGATATCGTTGAAAAAGTTTTAATAGAAGAAGGGCATGCAAAAACAGCAAAAGCATATATATTGTATCGAAAAAAACATGAAGAGTTAAGAGAGATAAAAAATCTTTTTATGGATGCAGAAACTTTAATTGATGAATACATCTCTTTAGAGGATTGGAGAATTCATGAAAATGCCAATATGGGATTTAGTTTACAAGGATTAAATAATCATATTGTAGAATCTATTACCAAAAAATATTGGCTAAATAAAATATATAGAAAAGAGTTAAGAGAAGCACATATGCAAGGAGATCTACATATTCATGATCTAGGTTTATTAGCACCCTATTGTTGTGGTTGGGATCTAGAAGCCCTTCTTTTACATGGCTTTAAAGGGGCAAGTGGAAAAATTGAGTCCTCTCCGGCAAGTCATTTACAATCTTTTTTAGGACAGATTGTAAACTGGCTCTATACTCTTCAAGGAGAAGCCGCAGGAGCTCAAGCAATCAGTTCTTTAGACACTTATGTAGCACCTTTTATTTATTATGATAAATTAAACTATGATGAAGTAAAAAGAGCAGTAAAAAATTTTGTATTTAACTTAAATATCCCTACAAGAGTCGGTTTTCAAACCCCATTTAGCAATATCACCTTAGATATTACTCCTCATCCCCTACTTAAAAATATGCAGGTTATCATTGGAGGAGAAAGAAAAGAAAAAACTTATGGAGAATTTCAAAAAGAAATGGATTTATTTAATAAAGCTTTTTGTGAGGTTATGATGGAAGGAGATGGAGCAAATAGAAACTTTAGTTTTCCCATTCCCACCATCAATATTACTAAAGATTTCCCTTGGGACTCAGAAGTAGTAAATTCTATCATGAAAATGACAGGAAAATTTGGCATTCCTTATTTTGCAAATTTTGTGAGCAGCGATTTAAGCCCAGAAGATATTCGAAGTATGTGTTGTAGACTCAGACTGGATAATCGTGAACTTAGAAGAAGAGGAGGAGGTTTATTTGGTGCAAATCCTCTTACTGGTTCCATCAATGTGGTAACTTTAAATATGAGCCGTATCGGATATCTATCAAAATCCGTTGAGGAGTTTAAAAGAAGGGTTCGAAAATTAATGGAAATGGCAAAAGAAATATGTGAAACCAAACGTAAAATATTAGAAAGATATATGGAAGCAGGACTTTACCCTTATTCAAAATTTTATCTTCAACCCGTGAAAGATGCTCATGGACAATATTTTAAAAACCATTTTAGCACTATAGGATTAAATGGCATGAATGAAGCATGTGTCAATCTATTAGGAAAAGATATTACTACCGAAAAAGGAAAAAATTTTGCAATAGAAATTATGGAATTTATGAATCGAATTATTCAAATTTTTCAAGAGGAAACAGGAAATCTTTGGAATCTTGAAGCCTCTCCTGCAGAAGGAGCGACCTATCGATTTGCAAGAATGGATAAAAAAATGTATCCTAAAATATTTACACAAGGAACAGAAGAACCTTATTATACAAACTCTACACAACTTCCAGTAAATCATACAAAAGATATTTTTGAAGCTATTGAACATCAAGATAAACTTCAAACATTATACACTGGCGGAACTGTATTTCATGGCTTTCTAGGGGAAGAAGTTGACAATATTGAGACCATTAAATTATTACTAAAAAGAGCTTTTGAAAATAGCAAAATCCCTTATTTAACCATTACACCCACTTATAGTATCTGTCCAGATCATGGATATTTAAAGGGGGAACAGTTTATTTGTCCAGAATGTGGGAAAGACACAGAAGTTTGGACTAGAGTAGTTGGTTTCCATCGCCCCATTCAATCTTGGAATAAAGGAAAAAAAGAAGAATATAAGGATAGATTATCCTTTGATACAAAAGTAAGTTTCCATAAAAATATAGAACAAGCTATTTAA
- a CDS encoding anaerobic ribonucleoside-triphosphate reductase activating protein, giving the protein MNFKGFEKLSFIDYPEKICTVLFTAGCNFRCPYCHNSPLIYNQGETITECFVFDYLEKRKKILDAVCISGGEPTLHNTLYSFIQKIKEKGFLVKLDTNGTHPEILKKLIKENLVDYIAMDIKAPFDKYPIVTRKKISIHAIKESIDLLQQSSIDYEFRTTLCKELLTQEDILKIAEYLKGSKRYFLQNFKDGSTILDGQNKFQPFSKKELKIIEEQIKGYFPLFKIRN; this is encoded by the coding sequence ATGAATTTCAAAGGATTTGAAAAATTATCATTTATCGATTATCCAGAGAAAATCTGTACTGTTCTTTTTACAGCTGGTTGTAATTTTAGATGCCCTTATTGTCATAACTCTCCCCTTATCTACAATCAAGGAGAAACCATAACAGAATGCTTTGTATTTGATTATTTAGAAAAAAGGAAAAAAATCTTAGATGCAGTATGTATTTCTGGTGGAGAACCAACATTACACAATACACTCTATTCTTTTATCCAAAAAATAAAAGAAAAAGGATTTTTAGTAAAGTTGGATACCAATGGAACCCATCCGGAGATTTTAAAAAAACTCATAAAAGAAAATTTAGTAGATTACATTGCCATGGATATAAAAGCCCCTTTTGATAAATATCCTATCGTCACTAGAAAAAAGATTTCCATCCACGCAATCAAAGAAAGCATTGATCTATTACAACAATCTTCTATTGATTACGAATTTAGAACAACCCTCTGTAAAGAGCTATTGACCCAAGAAGATATATTAAAAATAGCAGAATATTTAAAAGGAAGTAAAAGGTATTTCCTACAAAACTTTAAAGATGGAAGCACCATCTTGGATGGACAAAACAAGTTTCAGCCTTTTTCTAAAAAAGAATTAAAAATAATAGAAGAACAAATCAAAGGATATTTCCCCTTGTTCAAGATCCGAAATTAA